From the genome of Vicia villosa cultivar HV-30 ecotype Madison, WI linkage group LG2, Vvil1.0, whole genome shotgun sequence, one region includes:
- the LOC131647886 gene encoding NAC domain-containing protein 90, protein MEEPQPGFRFYPTEEELLGFYLHNQLEGKKQDEINRVIPVIDINGKEPWTLPTFAGERCRGETEQWFFFSPRQEREMRGGRPNRTTSCGYWKATGSPSYVYNSNNKVIGIKKTMVFYQGKAPYGRKTKWKMHEYKAIEHFDSSNTNPPKLRHEFSLCRIYVISGSFCSFDRRPLERPRVELQLDHTASTSAQQMVPEIDESNLHATFHSKGVGRDHDDVFMGGSSGTKWNDVAKNGVDESEPLWEWEQLNWI, encoded by the exons ATGGAAGAACCACAACCTGGTTTTCGTTTCTATCCAACGGAAGAAGAGTTACTTGGTTTCTATCTACACAACCAGCTAGAAGGAAAAAAGCAAGATGAAATCAATAGAGTCATCCCTGTCATTGATATCAATGGCAAAGAGCCATGGACTCTTCCAA CATTTGCAGGGGAACGGTGTCGTGGAGAAACGGAGCAATGGTTTTTCTTTTCGCCAAGACAAGAAAGAGAGATGAGAGGAGGAAGACCTAATAGGACAACATCTTGTGGGTACTGGAAAGCTACTGGCTCTCCTAGCTATGTTTACAATTCGAACAATAAAGTGATTGGGATAAAGAAAACCATGGTGTTTTACCAAGGGAAAGCTCCTTATGGAAGGAAAACTAAATGGAAGATGCATGAATATAAGGCCATTGAACACTTTGATTCATCTAACACAAATCCTCCTAAG TTGCGACACGAATTCAGCTTGTGTCGAATTTATGTGATATCGGGAAGCTTTTGTTCATTCGATCGTCGACCATTAGAGAGACCAAGAGTGGAGTTACAGCTTGATCATACTGCTTCAACAAGTGCTCAACAAATGGTACCAGAGATTGATGAATCAAATCTGCATGCAACTTTCCATTCGAAAGGAGTAGGAAGAGATCATGATGATGTTTTTATGGGAGGGTCAAGTGGTACAAAGTGGAATGATGTAGCAAAGAATGGGGTTGATGAATCTGAACCACTTTGGGAATGGGAACAACTAAATTGGATCTAA
- the LOC131651050 gene encoding uncharacterized protein LOC131651050, which produces MKLKCQGNARVKRAQLNRLRRDFEVLAMKQGESITDYFGRVMTVANDMRNYGEDVDDVKIVEKILRTLTDKWNYIVCSIEEAKDIDQLSVDALQSSLLVHEQKFKVSGEDEHALKVTHEEKYGGRGRGRVVFRGGRGQGRGRAS; this is translated from the coding sequence ATGAAGTTAAAGTGTCAAGGAAATGCTCGAGTGAAGAGAGCTCAGCTCAATCGTCTACGCCGAGACTTTGAGGTCTTAGCAATGAAGCAGGGTGAATCAATCACTGATTATTTTGGTCGAGTAATGACGGTTGCAAACGACATGAGGAATTATGGGGAAGATGTGGATGATGTCAAGATCGTTGAGAAGATTTTGAGAACCCTAACTGATAAGTGGAACTACATTGTTTGCTCCATTGAGGAAGCCAAGGACATAGATCAACTATCTGTGGATGCCTTGCAAAGTTCTCTGCTCGTTCATGAGCAAAAGTTCAAAGTAAGTGGAGAAGATGAACATGCTTTGAAGGTAACTCATGAAGAGAAATATGGTGGAAGAGGACGAGGAAGAGTTGTTTTTCGAGGAGGTCGGGGACAAGGCAGAGGCAGGGCTAGCTAA